ACTCCCGCTTGAGCCTCTTCAGGGGCTTACCGGAGAGGTGCCCCCGCTTCAGGGTCTCAAAGAGCTTCCTCCCCCCAAAGACGACCCTCCGGGGGTCTTCTCCTCTCTCCCGGGCGGAGTCCAGGAGGGCTTGGGCCTTCAAGATGGCGTCGTCGGCGTAGCGGGTGTTGAGGCGGAAGAGGACACAGAGGGGGCCATCTTCCCGCTTGAGGGCTTCCCGGCTCCATCCCTCAAGCAAGCGGTTGTAGGCGTAGCGCACGGCGGCGGAGAAGCGGCGCATGAGGTCCAGGGTGGCCTTGTGGTCTTCTCCGGAAGGGAAGACGAGGAGGGCTTGGACTCCGGTGAAGGCTTTCGCCCTCTTCTGCGAGGTACGCTTGCGCATGACTTTGGGCTTGGCCTTCACCTGGGGCCTCCTGTGGAGCAGTATACCGGTTCGGGACTTTTCGTATGTCGCGGGGGCTCGCTGGGATGAGGTGGCGGGTAGTGAGAGCACGTGAGCGCTGGGGTAAAGTGGTGTGCGCTATTTCCCAACTGTTTGCACCTCCTCGTCCCCCTCCGGGACACCCCTCTTTCCTTCCCCGAAAGGCTCGTGCGCTACCGCCCGGAAGGGGTGCGCCGGGTGGAGGTCTTCCCTTACACCCTGAGCGAGGCCGTGGCGGGCCTCAAGGGGGGTTTCGGCATGGTCCCGGCCGCCCTCAGGGAAGGAAAGCTCCTCTTTGAACGGGAGGGGGCCTGGGAGGCCCTCCGCCGCCTAGCCTAACGCCCTTCTCATGCCTCGAGGGTATCTTGGCGGCGTGGAGATTCACGGCACCACCATCCTCGCCGTCCGCAAGGACGGGGTCACCGCCCTCGCGGGGGACGGCCAGGTCACCTTCGGCCAGACCGTGCTCAAGCGGGGGGCGGTGAAGGTGCGGAAGCTGGAGGTGGGGGAGGGCGTCCTCGTGGGCTTCGCCGGGGGCGTGGCCGACGCCCTGGCCCTTCTGGAGCGCTTTGAGGAACGGCTCAAGGAGGCCAAGGGGAACCTCCTGAAAGGAGCGGTGGAGACCGCCAAGCTCTGGCGCACCGACCGGGTCCTCCGCCACCTCCAGGCCATGATCGTGGCCGCCGACCGGGAGAGCATGGTCCTCCTCTCGGGAAGCGGGGAGGTGATCGCCCCGGAGGAGCCCCTTTTGGCGGTGGGAAGTGGTGGCCCCTACGCTCTCGCCGCCGCCAAGGCCCTTTACCGGCACACGGGGCTTTCCGCCAAGGAGATCGCCACGGAGGCCCTAAGGATCGCCGCCGAGGTGGACCTCTACACCTCGGGCCAGGTGACCGTCCTCACCCTGGGGGAGGCATGAACCTGACGCCCGCCGAGATCGTCCGGGAGCTCTCCAAGCACATCGTGGGCCAGGAGGCGGCCAAGCGCGCCGTGGCCGTGGCCTTAAGGAACCGCTACCGCCGCAAGAAGCTCCCCCCGGAGATCGCCCGGGAGGTCACCCCCAAGAACATCCTCATGATCGGGCCCACGGGGGTGGGGAAGACGGAGATCGCCCGCCGCCTCGCCCGCCTGGCCGGGGCCCCCTTCGTGAAGGTGGAGGCCACCAAGTTCACCGAGGTGGGGTACGTGGGCCGGGACGTGGACTCCATCGTCCGCGACCTGGCGGAGGCGAGCTATGGGCTCGTGCTGGAGGAGATGAAGAAGAAGGTGGAGGAAAAGGCCCTGGCCCTCGCCGAGGAGGAGCTCGCCACCCTGCTTCGCACCTCGGTGGCCGAGGTGCGCTCGGGCCGCCTGGACGGCCACTTCGTGGAGGTCCAGGTGGAGGAGGAGGTGGCCCTCCCCTTCGTGGGGGTCCTGGGAGGGGAGGCCTTCGGGGGGATGGGGGAGATGCTCAAAGGCCTCCTTCCCAAGCGGCCCGTGCGCAAGCGGATGACGGTGAAGGAGGCCCGGGAGGTGCTCAAGAACCAGCACGCCGAGCGCCTTATAGACAAGGAGGAGCTCAAGGAAGAGGCGAGGCGCCGCGCCCAGGAGGAGGGGATCGTCTTCATTGACGAGATTGACAAGATCGCCCGCCGGGAGGGCGCCGTGGGGCCGGACGTCTCCGGGGAAGGGGTGCAGCGGGACCTCCTCCCCATCGTGGAGGGGACGGTGGTCTCCACGAGGATTGGCCCCATCTCCACGGAGCACGTCCTCTTCATCGCCGCCGGGGCCTTCCACGTGGCCAAGCCCTCCGACCTGATCCCCGAGCTCCAGGGGCGGTTTCCCATCAGGGTGGAGCTTTCCCCCTTGGGCCCCGAGGAGTTCTACCGCATCCTCAAGGAGCCGGAGAACTCCCTCATCCGCCAGTACACGGAGCTCCTTAAGGCGGACGGCACGGAGCTCGTCTTTGAGGACGAGGCCCTTTGGGCCATCGCCAAGGCGGCCCACCGGGCGAACCAAGAGCTGGAGGACATCGGCGCAAGGCGGCTCGCCACGGTTTTGGAGAAGGTCCTGGAAGAGGTGAGCTTCCAAACGGACCTCGGCCGGGTGGAGATCACCCGGGCCTACGTGGAGAAGCGGCTGGAGGCGGTCTTCGCCTCCCCGGACCTCACCCGCTTCGTGCTGTGAAGGCTATGTAAGGAGGTAAGGATGCGCTGGCTGTTGGTGGTCGCAGGACTGCTCGCCGCCGGGGGGCTCGCCCAGACGCCGCCTCCCCCCGCGGCCCAGACGGCGGAACAGAACCCCTTAAGGCTCGGGGTCCAGCTCTACGCCTTGGGCCGGTACGACGCGGCCCTCACCCTCTTTGAGCGGGCCCTAAAAGCGAACCCCCAGGACCCCGAGGCCCTCTACTGGCTCGCCCGGACCCAGCTCAAACTGGGGCTCGTGAACCCTGCCCTGGAAAACGGCAAGACCCTCGTGGCCCGCAACCCCCGCTACCAGAGGGGCTACATGGTCCTCTCCGAGGCCTACATGGCCCTCTACCGGCAGGCGGAGGACCGGGAGCGGAGCAAGGGCTACCTGGAGCAGGCCCTTTCCGTCCTCAAGGACGCCGAGCGGATCAACCCCCGCTACGCTCCCCTCCACCTGCAGCGGGGCCTGGTCTACGCCCTTATGGGCGAGCGGGACAAGGCGGAGGCCTCCCTCAAG
This region of Thermus thermophilus genomic DNA includes:
- the hslV gene encoding ATP-dependent protease subunit HslV, whose amino-acid sequence is MPRGYLGGVEIHGTTILAVRKDGVTALAGDGQVTFGQTVLKRGAVKVRKLEVGEGVLVGFAGGVADALALLERFEERLKEAKGNLLKGAVETAKLWRTDRVLRHLQAMIVAADRESMVLLSGSGEVIAPEEPLLAVGSGGPYALAAAKALYRHTGLSAKEIATEALRIAAEVDLYTSGQVTVLTLGEA
- the hslU gene encoding ATP-dependent protease ATPase subunit HslU; translated protein: MNLTPAEIVRELSKHIVGQEAAKRAVAVALRNRYRRKKLPPEIAREVTPKNILMIGPTGVGKTEIARRLARLAGAPFVKVEATKFTEVGYVGRDVDSIVRDLAEASYGLVLEEMKKKVEEKALALAEEELATLLRTSVAEVRSGRLDGHFVEVQVEEEVALPFVGVLGGEAFGGMGEMLKGLLPKRPVRKRMTVKEAREVLKNQHAERLIDKEELKEEARRRAQEEGIVFIDEIDKIARREGAVGPDVSGEGVQRDLLPIVEGTVVSTRIGPISTEHVLFIAAGAFHVAKPSDLIPELQGRFPIRVELSPLGPEEFYRILKEPENSLIRQYTELLKADGTELVFEDEALWAIAKAAHRANQELEDIGARRLATVLEKVLEEVSFQTDLGRVEITRAYVEKRLEAVFASPDLTRFVL